The sequence below is a genomic window from Streptomyces sp. NBC_00582.
GCCAGCATCTGGAGGTCACCGCGGAGGCCGTCGCCGAGGTGGTGTCCCGGCAGACCGGGATCCCCGTCGCGAGCCTCACCCAGGAGGAGAAGGACCGGCTGCTGGGCCTGGAGGAGCATCTGCACGAGCGGGTCGTGGGCCAGGAGGAGGCCGTACGGGTCGTCTCGGACGCGGTGCTGCGCTCACGGGCGGGCCTGTCGAGCCCGGACCGGCCGATCGGCAGCTTCCTCTTCCTCGGCCCGACCGGTGTCGGCAAGACGGAGCTCGCGCGGGCGCTCGCGGAGGCCCTGTTCGGCAGCGAGGAGCGGATGGTCCGGCTCGACATGAGCGAGTACCAGGAGCGGCACACGGTCAGCAGGCTGGTGGGCGCCCCGCCCGGGTACGTCGGCCACGAGGAGGCCGGGCAGCTCACCGAGGTGGTGCGCAGGCACCCGTACTCGCTGCTGCTGCTCGACGAGGTGGAGAAGGCGCACCCGGACGTCTTCAACATCCTGCTGCAGGTCCTCGACGACGGGCGGCTGACCGACTCCCAGGGCCGCACGGTCGACTTCACCAACACGGTGATCGTGATGACGAGCAACCTGGGGTCGGAGGCGATCGGCCGGCGCGGGGCGGGCATCGGCTTCGGGTCGGGCGGGGCGCAGGCCGACGAGGAGGCGCGGCGCGAGCAGATCCTGCGGCCGCTGCGGGAGCACTTCCGCCCGGAGTTCCTCAACCGCATCGACGAGATCGTCGTCTTCCACCAGCTCACCGACGACCAACTGCGGCGGATCACCGACCTGTTGCTGGAGAAGACGCGGGAACTGCTGCAGGCGCAGGGCATCGGTGTGGAGTTCTCGGCCGGGGCGGTGGACTGGCTGGCGGAGCGCGGCTACCAACCCGAGTACGGGGCACGCCCGTTGCGCCGCACGATCCAGCGCGAGGTGGACAACCAGCTCTCGCGGCTGCTGCTCGACGGACGGGTCAAGGACGGCGACCGGGTGCGGGTGGAGGTCGAGGACGGGCGGCTCGCGTTCCGCACCGAGCCGCCCGTCCCCACCCCGGAGCTATGACGCCGGGCGCACGACCTGGGCCGAGCCGCCGCCGCGCCGTACGGTCTCGGCGGCGGCGAGCCACTTGCCGCCGGGCAGCCGCTGTACGCCGGTCGCCGCGCCGATCTCGGCGTTCAGCTTGAACGAGTGCCCGATCGCCTCCAGCCGGGAGCGCACGCTGTCCGGGCCGGTGTCGTTGTAGAGCGCGGGTTCCATCTCGGTCTGGGCGGCGTTGCGCTGGCTGACGCGCGGTGCGGCGATCGCGTCGACGAGCGGCAGGCGCCGGTCGAGGAACTCGGTGAGGGTCTGCAGCACGGTGGTGATGATGGTGGCGCCGCCGGGTGAACCGAGTGCCATGACCGGCTTGTCGTGCTGGTCGAGGACGATCGTCGGCGAGATGGAGGAGCGCGGTCGCTTGCCGGGGCCGGGCAGGTTCGGGTCGTGCACGGCCGGGTTGGCGGGCGCGAAGGAGAAGTCCGTCAGCTCGTTGTTGAGGAGGAAGCCACGGCCGGGGACGGTGATGGCGCTGCCGCCGGTCTGTTCGATGGTGAGCGTGTAGGAGACGACGTTCCCCCATTTGTCGGCCACCGTCAGATGGGTGGTGTTCTCCCCCTCGTAGGTGGTCGGTGCCGCCGTGCCCCCGGTGGCGCAGGCCGCCGGGTGACGGGGGTCGCCGGGCGCGACGGGGCTGGTGAGGACCGCGTCGTCCTTGATCAGGCAGGCACGCGAGTCGGCGTACCGCTGCGACAGCAGCTGCTGCGTCGGTACGTCCTCGAAGGCGGGGTCGCCCACCCAGCGCCCCCGGTCGGCGAACGCGATCCGGCTCGCCTCGATGAAGTGGTGCAGGTACTGGACCTCGCTCGCCTTCGACAGGTCCGTGTTCTCCAGGATGTTGAGGGCCTCGCCGACGGTGGTGCCGCCGGAGGAGGAGGGGGCGATGGAGTAGACGCCGAGACCGCGGTACGTCGTTCTCGTGGGCGCCTGGAGCTTGGCCCGGTACGCCGCGAGGTCGTCGGCGGACAGCTTGCCGGGGCGCGCGTTCCAGCCCGAGGCCGGGGCGACGGGCGGGTTGTTGACGGTGTCGACGATGTCCTCGCCGAGTTCGCCCTTGTAGATCGCCGAGACGCCGTTGCGGCCCAGTTCCTCGTAGGTCCGCGCGAGGTCGGGGTTCTTGAACGTGGAGCCGACGACGGGGAGTTGGCCACCGGGCAGGAACAGCTGCGCGGTGTCCGGGAAGTAACGGAAGCGGGTCTCGTTGGCGGCGGTCTGGGAGCGGAAGGTGGCGTCGACGGTGAAGCCCTCGCGGGCGATGCGCTCGGCGGGCCTGAGGACCGAACCGAGCTTCCGGCTGCCCCACTTGTCGAGCGCGGTCGCCCAGGTGGCGGGGGTGCCGGGGGTGCCGACGCTCAGACCGCTGCTGACGGCGTCGGCGAAGGCGAGCGGGGCGCCGTTCTCCAGGAACAGGCCGGCGTCGGCGGTGAGCGGTGCCGTCTCGCGGCCGTCGATGGTGTGCACCGTACGGGACTTGGCGTCGTAGTAGACGAAGTAGCCGCCTCCGCCGATGCCGGAGGAGTAGGGCTCGGTGACGCCGAGGGCGGCGGCGGTGGCGACGGCCGCGTCGACGGCGTTGCCGCCCTTCCTGAGCACCTCGATGCCCGCGGCGGAGGCGTCCACGTCGACGCTGGCGACGGCACCGCCGTAGCCGACGGCGACCGGGACCTTCTCCGCGGCCGTTCTCTGTGCGGAGGGTGGCGCTGCCGCCCCCACCGTGACCACGGCGGCCGAGACCGCCAGGACCGACAGCTTCCGCGCGACAGGGCGACGCATCCATACCTCCAGTCAGGTACCGTCCGCGCAGCGTAGCCAGATTCGGTGGGTCTCGACAGGCACCTTCCGGGCACTGTCATACGACTGCCACACCTCGAACACGGGTACGTCAAAGGCATGTCCGACCGCTACCATGCGCGCCCATGAACGACGACGTGCGCAACATCGTCCTGGGGGTCATCGCGACCGGCCTGAGCGCCGCGCTCGGCTGGGTGGCCCGGACCTATCTGTGGCGCCGGAAGCTGCGGCGCAAGCAGGCGTTCTTCGGGCTGCCGGAGCACTCCGAGTGCCTGCTCGTCGTCAACCGCGACGCGGGCGGCCCGGATCTCGCGGTGCACCGCCACGACGTGTTCGCGCTGCTGGAGCTCGCCGCGCTCATCAAGGACTGCGGGGCGGGCGCCGAGGTGGTCACGCAGGACGCGGCCCGCCAGGGGTTCGGGGAGCGGACGGAGTTCTGCGTCGGCGGCCCGGGGTCGAACCGGCGGATGGCCGCGCACCTCCGGGCGATGCTGCCGGGGGTGCGGGTCAACACCGACCGGGAGCCGGGCCCGGACCGGCTCGCGTTCCGGATCGGCACCGAGCAGTACCGGATGGACGCGGGCATCACCGAGTACGTGCTGCTGGCCCGGCTGACGGTCGGCGAACGGCGGGGGGCACGGCCGGTGTTCCTGTTCTGCGGACAGCGCGCCATCAACAACCAGGCCGCCACCCGCTATCTCGTCCGCCACCACGAGCGGCTGGCCCGCAAGCACGGGAACAACTCCTTCGTGCTGCTCCTGAAGGTCGTGAACTCCCAGGCGTACGGCCCCGATGTGGTCGAACTGGTGGAGGACGTGACCCGGGCGGCGCAGGCACCGCTGCCCGCCGAACCCGTCGTCGCTCCCACGTGACGCAGGGACGAGCACAGCCCGTCCGGCGCGCGGCTGACCTTCTCCTCGCCGGCGACCGACCCGTCGTACGTCTCGGTCCCGCTGCGCGAGCAGTGATCTGCGACCGGCGCCGGCCGGGCAGGGCTCTGTGACTTCCGCCCCCTACGGCCGGATTGCCGCGGAGAGTCCCCCACCACCTGGCAGCAGCGTCCCCGGTTCTGCCGCCGCGGCGGTCGCGACCCCGGTTCTGGGGGATGAACGGCCCATCCTAGTCGCCCCCTTCAGTGCTTGAGAATCTTGGACGGAAACTATCCAGCGCGACCCCGCCCCGGGACACGACACGCACCCAGGGGACATAAGCCGTATTTACGTCGTGCTTATGTCGGCGACCAGGGGGTTCAGGCCTCGGCCACCTCGCCGTAGAGCTGCGACAGTTCGGGGACCCCGCTGGTGGCCCACTCGTGCCCGGAGGCCACGACGTCGAACTCCCGTCCCGAGGCCAGCCGTACGACGGGCTGCCCGTCCGCCCGGAAGTCCCAGCCGGCGCCCGGTACGGTGCGCACGATGACCGTGCCCAGATAGAGCCCGGCGTCGTTGCCGAGCCAGGGCAGGATCTCCTCGTCGTCGCGCCAGCGCGGCACCAGTTGGTCGAGCGCCTCCAACGAGGCGGCCGTGTCGTCGAGTCCGATCCCCGCCCGGGCCGCCAGGGAGCGCAGCAACTCGCACTCGGAGAGGAGCTCGCCGACCCCCTCGGGGTCGGCGGCCAGGACCGCTTCACCGTGCTTCTTGCGCCTGTTGCCCAGGAAAGGGATGTTCATACGTCCAGCGTGTCATTCGCACCGACGTACGCACCACAGGCGCGCTGGTACGTACGTACGGTCGAAAGCGCGGCGCTCGCCGCGGTCGTGGATCCGCGGCTGCTGTGAGCTCGTCCGGCACGCCGAGAGCACGCAGCGGACACCGCGGGCACCGCACAGGACTTTAGAAACACCCCCTAGACGTCGAGGTCCACCACGACCGGTGCGTGGTCGGAGGCTCCCTTGCCCTTGCGCTCCTCGCGGTCGACGTAGGAGTCCTTGACGGCCTTCGCGAACGGTTCGTTGCCGTAGACCAGGTCGATGCGCATGCCGCGGTTCTTCGGGAAGCAGAGCTGGCGGTAGTCCCAGTACGTGAACGGGTGGTCGTACTTCAGGGGCCGCGGGACCACGTCGGACAGACCGGCCTCGCGCAGGGAGGCGAGCGCGGCGCGCTCGGCGGGGGTGACATGGGTGAGGCCCTCGAAGGCGGCCACGTCGTACACGTCGTCGTCGGTCGGCGCCACGTTGTAGTCGCCGAGGATCGCGAACGGCCGGCTGCCCGCCGCGTCGCCCGCGACGGCCGCCTTCAGCGCCTCGAACCACTGGAGCTTGTACGCGTAGTGCGGGTGGTCCACCTCACGGCCGTTCGGCACGTACACCGACCAGGCGCGGACCGGGCCGCAGGTCGCCGAGATCGCCCGGGGCTCCACCGAGCCGTCGTAGCCGGGGTCGCCCGGCAGGCCCTTGACGACGTCCTCGATGCCGACGCGGGAGATCACCGCCACGCCGTTCCACCGGCCGGTGGCGTGGACCGCCGCCTCGTAGCCCAGCTCGCGCAGCGGCTCGAACGGGAACTGCTCCTCGGCCAGCTTGGCCTCCTGGAGGCACAGCACGTCCGTGCCGCTGCTCTCCAGCCAGGCCAGCAGCCTCGGCAGGCGGGCGGTGATCGAGTTGACGTTCCAGGTCGCGATGCGCATGCCTCACAACCTACCGGGCGCCGCCGACACTCACAGGGCCGTGCTCTCCCCGGGCGCCAGCCGCAGATGCCGCGCGCCGCCGAGGGCGCCGATCTGGCGGTCGTAGATGGGGCGGGCGAGGTCGGTGAGGAGCGCGTCGTGGATGTCGTAGGCGCGCTGCGGCTTCACCTCGCGGACGTAGTCGATGACCTCGGAGATCTTGCTCCAGGGGGCCATGACGGGGAGCATCAGCGTCTCGACGGCCCGGCCGGGGACGGTGAGGGCGTCGCCCGGGTGGAAGACGCGGCCGCCGTCGATCAGGTAGCCGACGTTGGTGATGCGCGGGATGTCCGGGTGGATGACGGCGTGCAGCTCGCCGTGGACCTGGACGTCGAAGCCGGCCGCGGTGAAGGTGTCCCCGTGGCCGACGGTGTGGACGCGGCCGGGGAAGGCGGCCGAGATCTTCTCCGCGACCGAGCGCAGCGTCCAGACCTCGGCGGCCGGGTTCGCGTCCAGGGCCGCCCGCAGCCGCTCCTCGTCGAAGTGGTCGGGGTGCTCGTGCGTGACCAGGATCGCCTCGGCGCCGACGGCCGCGTCCGCCTCGCTGAAGCCGCCCGGGTCGAGGACGAGCGTCCGCCCGTCCTTCTCCAGCCGGACGCAGGCGTGCGACTTCTTCGTCAGCTTCATGGTCGTCATGCTAGTCATGAGGACCATCCTGCCCCGGTGCGGGCGGCGCGGTTCAGTCGACCGGTGTGG
It includes:
- the ggt gene encoding gamma-glutamyltransferase; translated protein: MRRPVARKLSVLAVSAAVVTVGAAAPPSAQRTAAEKVPVAVGYGGAVASVDVDASAAGIEVLRKGGNAVDAAVATAAALGVTEPYSSGIGGGGYFVYYDAKSRTVHTIDGRETAPLTADAGLFLENGAPLAFADAVSSGLSVGTPGTPATWATALDKWGSRKLGSVLRPAERIAREGFTVDATFRSQTAANETRFRYFPDTAQLFLPGGQLPVVGSTFKNPDLARTYEELGRNGVSAIYKGELGEDIVDTVNNPPVAPASGWNARPGKLSADDLAAYRAKLQAPTRTTYRGLGVYSIAPSSSGGTTVGEALNILENTDLSKASEVQYLHHFIEASRIAFADRGRWVGDPAFEDVPTQQLLSQRYADSRACLIKDDAVLTSPVAPGDPRHPAACATGGTAAPTTYEGENTTHLTVADKWGNVVSYTLTIEQTGGSAITVPGRGFLLNNELTDFSFAPANPAVHDPNLPGPGKRPRSSISPTIVLDQHDKPVMALGSPGGATIITTVLQTLTEFLDRRLPLVDAIAAPRVSQRNAAQTEMEPALYNDTGPDSVRSRLEAIGHSFKLNAEIGAATGVQRLPGGKWLAAAETVRRGGGSAQVVRPAS
- a CDS encoding DUF6278 family protein, which translates into the protein MNIPFLGNRRKKHGEAVLAADPEGVGELLSECELLRSLAARAGIGLDDTAASLEALDQLVPRWRDDEEILPWLGNDAGLYLGTVIVRTVPGAGWDFRADGQPVVRLASGREFDVVASGHEWATSGVPELSQLYGEVAEA
- a CDS encoding exodeoxyribonuclease III — translated: MRIATWNVNSITARLPRLLAWLESSGTDVLCLQEAKLAEEQFPFEPLRELGYEAAVHATGRWNGVAVISRVGIEDVVKGLPGDPGYDGSVEPRAISATCGPVRAWSVYVPNGREVDHPHYAYKLQWFEALKAAVAGDAAGSRPFAILGDYNVAPTDDDVYDVAAFEGLTHVTPAERAALASLREAGLSDVVPRPLKYDHPFTYWDYRQLCFPKNRGMRIDLVYGNEPFAKAVKDSYVDREERKGKGASDHAPVVVDLDV
- a CDS encoding MBL fold metallo-hydrolase; amino-acid sequence: MKLTKKSHACVRLEKDGRTLVLDPGGFSEADAAVGAEAILVTHEHPDHFDEERLRAALDANPAAEVWTLRSVAEKISAAFPGRVHTVGHGDTFTAAGFDVQVHGELHAVIHPDIPRITNVGYLIDGGRVFHPGDALTVPGRAVETLMLPVMAPWSKISEVIDYVREVKPQRAYDIHDALLTDLARPIYDRQIGALGGARHLRLAPGESTAL